In the genome of Podospora pseudocomata strain CBS 415.72m chromosome 2 map unlocalized CBS415.72m_2.2, whole genome shotgun sequence, one region contains:
- the TOF1 gene encoding Topoisomerase 1-associated factor 1 (COG:L; EggNog:ENOG503NW6F; BUSCO:EOG09260H81), with the protein MEDNEIPNDTVHPEVRAHINSLVSALGGYSVDSDDDKYKLGDDALEVLRDLKKWIRFYDEKTNRMDVARCLAEANIVCTDLLQILALWPPSDNDSKYRSKVALACYELMVPLTWPIEKDPETMTVNHHRHLPVLQLAQLNYKRAIINFDAAQILNTAIRVALPSMALPIGDRTARDQGIIKLILYFLRNIAMISPPPGVNYEGDESQISRSALIDAFSFQDVFLAILTIASNMGEDFRTEDVIILEILFHFLKRVDSSKLFVSEKQLNKIKTDELTAAMNKEAAMLRSYNKKGPSRHSRFGTMIWVKRENGRTVTVSGQDALLDPAARERKMDGSKTFKAPRRARKDEADKELGPPVNLDERARQQLKDFVSDFLDSGFNPLFLHLQRSIDREASHVLESHKAQFFYLVSWFLEAERVRQQANKDQKKPAQPAAEDDVNTFNLVAGVLQPEMIITLNRYLDRAYTDKNWPQLTTVMRCFTQILLTIQEMTDSGNEEDEEIADNLLSNLFYEEKTHDTIASVARTFKDQGFEYLDACTELTHTFLRILEAYSKQNVDMQVRSRRRTRKKKKAKQAEAVAAGGTNSDAEEDEDLVNPVSDDDDEADARKAEHTSQERKFNFAQFATRFLPQGVVDTFVKFTHFYQDLSPEQLKRAHRYFYRVAFKHEMGTMLFRLDIISLFYNMIKGPLPLDSSTVGKSVYKEWEELVKQILRKCTKKLEERPALFVELLFSKEKQTAFYLEYGYERQTSSVSTNPRPGAELEFKDKMLEKEAQIAIVVGVLLDRNQTEWLEWVKKTLAEAESERRGWEGEQEARRLGATTDGEVVVGLLPEAPYTVIHPSNDKCRTAMFKNPHLRLLMKLVGFERLAPTLDETPDSVWIVPGRMSAYDLKENLNMINKAEFEPPTFEAGELAEDQLRRKSAGTKAAPRKRAAFDDGDDDDILDDGEEPLFAAGRLKSINPTGDRPKKLRRKRMTINSDGEEVEEVREIDDEEAAARAKARKLKQLEKLRKIKSEVYVRASDDESDEEADKEFFAREEERRQKTRAAYGGPAKEKEKEKPTGVEKSAWERLLDGDDSEEDDEDAVVERPKQKKAVKRGGKRKLDAADLGDDEDVDMDRDDDDEENTADDESERSSSAASPAPAKRAAKKRKPSKKPVDDDGDEEMQSATQTSEKGVGDEDKGGGEEDTDDDMPVAAPVRVRPRVRAGFIVDSSDEE; encoded by the exons ATGGAGGACAACGAGATCCCCAACGACACTGTGCACCCCGAGGTGCGGGCGCACATCAACAGTCTTGTTTCTGCG CTGGGTGGTTACAGTGTagacagcgacgacgacaagtATAAACTCGGCGACGACGCCCTCGAAGTCCTGCGCGATCTGAAGAAATGGATTCGATTCTACGATGAGAAGACGAACCGCATGGACGTTGCACGATGCCTCGCCGAAGCGAATATTGTCTGCACCGATCTCCTCCAGATTCTAGCTTTATGGCCGCCAAGCGACAATGATAGCAAATACAGGTCAAAGGTTGCACTGGCGTGCTACGAGCTTATGGTACCGCTTACCTGGCCCATCGAGAAGGACCCCGAGACCATGAcggtcaaccaccacagacATCTGCCAGTGTTGCAGTTGGCGCAGCTGAATTACAAGAGGGCGATTATCAACTTTGATGCGGCGCAGATTTTGAATACGGCGATCAGGGTAGCGCTGCCGAGTATGGCTTTGCCAATTGGTGACAGAACAGCGAGAGATCAGGGTATCATCAAGTTGATTCTATACTTCCTGCGGAATATCGCCATGATTAGCCCGCCGCCAGGGGTCAACTACGAGGGGGACGAATCCCAGATTTCGAGGTCAGCGCTGATTGATGCCTTCTCGTTCCAAGATGTGTTCCTTGCCATCTTGACAATCGCATCGAACATGGGCGAGGACTTCCGGACGGAGGACGTCATTATCCTGGAGATATTATTCCATTTTCTCAAGAGGGTGGACTCGAGCAAGCTTTTTGTCAGCGAAAAGCAGCTGAACAAGATCAAGACGGACGAGCTGACGGCCGCCATGAACAAGGAGGCGGCTATGCTGAGGTCTTACAACAAGAAGGGGCCATCAAGGCATAGTAGGTTTGGCACCATGATTtgggtgaagagggaaaaTGGGAGAACAGTCACAGTTTCTGGTCAAGACGCATTACTCGACCCTGCTGCGCGAGAACGGAAGATGGACGGCTCCAAAACCTTCAAGGCACCAAGACGAGCAAGGAAAGACGAAGCGGACAAGGAGCTAGGTCCACctgtcaacctcgacgaACGCGCCCGTCAACAGCTCAAGGATTTTGTCTCTGACTTCCTCGACTCTGGCTTCAACCCCCtattcctccacctccagcgATCGATCGATCGAGAAGCGAGCCACGTTCTTGAAAGCCACAAGGCTCAGTTCTTCTACCTGGTATCATGGTTCCTGGAAGCTGAACGAGTACGCCAACAAGCCAACAAAGATCAAAAGAAGCCTGCCCAACCAGCAGCTGAAGATGATGTCAATACCTTCAACCTTGTCGCCGGTGTTCTGCAACCCGAGATgatcatcaccctcaacagATACCTCGATCGCGCCTACACGGACAAAAATTGGCCCCAGCTGACGACCGTCATGCGTTGTTTTACCCAGATACTGCTCACCATCCAGGAGATGACCGACAGCGGcaacgaagaagacgaagaaatCGCCGACAACCTCCTTAGCAACCTCTTCTACGAAGAAAAAACCCACGATACCATCGCCAGCGTCGCGCGCACCTTCAAAGACCAAGGCTTCGAGTACCTCGACGCCTGCACCGAACTCACCCACACGTTCCTTCGCATCTTGGAAGCCTACTCCAAGCAAAACGTCGACATGCAAGTCCGCTCGCGGCGACGAAcccgcaagaagaagaaagccaAACAGGCCGAGGCTGTCGCCGCTGGGGGGACCAACTCGGACgcggaagaagacgaagaccTCGTCAACCCAGTCtcggatgacgacgacgaagccgaTGCCCGCAAGGCGGAGCATACCTCCCAAGAGCGCAAATTCAACTTTGCCCAGTTCGCCACGAGATTTCTACCCCAGGGTGTGGTTGACACATTTGTCAAGTTCACCCACTTTTACCAGGACCTCTCCCCCGAACAACTCAAGCGTGCGCATCGATATTTTTATCGGGTGGCGTTTAAGCATGAGATGGGGACTATGCTCTTCAGGCTGGACATCATCTCCCTGTTTTACAACATGATCAAGGGCCCTCTGCCACTTGATTCTTCCACTGTCGGGAAGTCGGTCTACAAAGAGTGGGAAGAGCTGGTGAAGCAGATTTTGAGGAAATGCACCAAGAAGCTAGAAGAGCGACCGGCGTTGTTTGTCGAGTTGTTGTTCAGCAAAGAAAAGCAAACGGCGTTTTACCTTGAGTACGGCTACGAGAGGCAGACGAGCTCGGTGTCGACAAACCCCCGGCCGGGGGCAGAGTTGGAGTTTAAAGACAAgatgctggagaaggaggcacAGATTGCGattgtggtgggggtgttgCTGGATAGGAACCAGACGGAGTGGTTGGAGTGGGTGAAGAAGACTTTGGCGGAGGCGGAAAGTgaaagaagggggtgggagggggaacaGGAGGCGAGGCGGTTGGGGGCCACAAcggatggtgaggtggtggtggggttgttgcctGAGGCGCCGTACACTG TGATACACCCATCCAATGACAAGTGCCGAACGGCAATGTTCAAGAACCCGCATttgaggctgttgatgaAGCTAGTTGGATTTGAGAGGTTAGCGCCGACGTTGGATGAGACTCCGGATTCGGTCTGGATCGTTCCCGGGAGGATGAGCGCGTATGATCTAAAGGAAAATCTGAACATGATCAATAAGGCGGAGTTTGAGCCCCCTACTTTTGAGGCTGgggagctggcggaggatcAACTCCGCAGAAAATCTGCTGGGACAAAAGCtgcgccgaggaagagggcggcgtttgatgatggggatgatgatgatattttggatgatggggaagagcCGCTTTTTGCTGCGGGCCGGTTGAAGTCGATCAACCCTACGGGCGATAGGCCgaagaagttgaggaggaagaggatgacgataaatagtgatggggaggaggtggaggaggtgagggagattgatgatgaggaggcggcggcgagggcgaaggcgaggaagctgAAGCAGCTGGAGAAGTTGAGGAAGATCAAGAGTGAGGTGTATGTGAGGGCGAGCGATGATGagtcggatgaggaggcggataAGGAGTTTTttgcgagggaggaggagaggaggcagaAGACGAGGGCGGCATATGGGGGCCCggccaaggaaaaggagaaggagaagccgaCGGGAGTGGAGAAGAGTGcttgggagaggttgttggaCGGGGATGAtagtgaggaggatgacgaggatgcggtggtggagaggccaaaacagaagaaggccgTCAAGAGGGGCGGCAAGAGAAAGTTGGATGCTGCTGATTTGGGAGACGATGAGGACGTTGATATGGAtagggatgatgat
- a CDS encoding uncharacterized protein (EggNog:ENOG503NVKS; COG:I), with protein sequence MASIMSARQVLRLGNRLSVRSYSSAVKHEGARNVKRLGVIGAGQMGLGIALVAAMKAQVPVTLVDSSQKSLDKGLVFADTLLAKQVAKEKLTQSQADAARALLLPTTSLDALHEADFVIEAVPEIPSLKFELFSRLASIAPSHAVLATNTSSISITRIAAATQDTSKPLDTSASSRVVATHFMNPVPVQKGVEIISGLQTSPTTLATAVSFVEKMGKIVSYSVDSPGFLANRILMPYINEAIICLESGVGDRDSIDAIMKNGTNVPMGPLQLADFIGLDTCLAIMNVLHTETGDSKYRPSVLLKNYVAAGWLGKKSGKGFYEYAQKK encoded by the exons ATGGCTTCTATCATGTCGGCTAGACAAGTGCTCCGTCTGGGCAACCGCCTCAGCGTTCGGTCTTACTCATCTGCTGTCAAGCATGAGGGCGCCCGCAATGTCAAGCGTCTCGGTGTTATCGGCGCGGGGCAGATG GGTCTCGGTAttgctcttgttgctgcCATGAAGGCCCAAGTCCCAGTTACCCTCGTCGACTCCAGCCAGAAGTCTTTGGATAAGGGCCTTGTCTTTGCTG ATACTCTTCTCGCCAAGCAAGTCGCAAAGGAGAAGCTCACTCAGTCCCAAGCTGATGCGGCGAgggccctcctcctccccaccacctccctcgacGCCCTCCACGAAGCCGACTTCGTCATCGAGGCCGTCCCAGAGATCCCCTCTCTCAAATTCGAGCTCTTTTCCCGCCTCGCCTCCATCGCTCCCTCCCATGCCGTCCTGGCGacaaacacctcctccatctccattaCGC GTattgccgccgccacccaggacacctccaaacctctCGACACCTCCGCCTCATCCCGCGTAGTAGCAACCCACTTCATGAACCCCGTCCCGGTCCAAAAAGGTGTCGAAATCATCTCCGGCCTCCagacctcccccaccaccctcgccaccgccgtctccttcgTCGAGAAAATGGGTAAAATTGTCTCCTACTCCGTCGACTCCCCCGGTTTCCTCGCCAACCGCATCCTGATGCCCTACATCAATGAAGCAATCATCTGCCTCGAATCCGGCGTCGGAGACCGGGATTCCATCGACGCTATCATGAAGAATGGCACCAACGTCCCCATGGGTCCGCTCCAGTTGGCGGATTTCATCGGGCTTGATACTTGCCTCGCGATCATGAATGTCTTGCATACGGAAACGGGGGATAGCAAGTATAGGCCGagtgtgttgttgaagaattATGTTGCGGCCgggtggttggggaagaagagtgggaaggggttttATGAGTATGCCCAAAAGAAGTAA